In the genome of Helicobacter sp. MIT 05-5293, the window GCTCTTTTGTTAAGCCAATCGTGCAAAAACTCACCTATGATAAACTTTGTAAATTTTTTGAAGAAAACCCTAATGAAGCTAAAGCTATTATGCAAAAAGCTATTATGGCAGCGCGTGGTAGAGAAGCAGCGAAAAAAGCACGTGATCTCACACGCAAAAAAGAAAATTTTTCTGTGGGGACATTACCGGGCAAACTCGCAGATTGTCAAAGTAAAGACCCAGAAAGATCCGAAATCTATCTCGTAGAGGGTGATAGTGCGGGAGGTAGTGCGAAACAAGGAAGAGATCGTGCTTTTCAAGCAATTTTACCTTTGCGTGGGAAGATTCTTAATGTTGAAAAATCGCGTCTTGATAAGATTCTCAAAAGTGATGAAATCAAAAATATGATCACAGCTTTTGGTTGTGGAATCGGCGATGAATTTAATATTGAAAAGCTTCGTTACCACAAAATCATCATTATGACTGATGCCGATGTTGATGGGAGTCATATTCAAACACTTCTTATGACATTTTTTTATCGCTACTTAAAGCCTCTTGTCGCAAATGGGCATATTTATATTGCGCAGCCTCCACTTTATCGTTATGAAAAAGGTAAAAAAGAGATTTATCTTAAGAATGAGCGAGCATTGAGCGAATTTTTGATTGAAAATGGCATTGAAAATTTCAGTTTTGAAGGCATTGGGAATCAAGAGCTTTTGGAGATTCTAAAATTTATCTCGCATTATCGTTCTATACTCAAAGAGCTTGAAAAACGTTATTCAATGATTGAAGTTGTGCGCTATTTAGTTGAAAATGAAGAACTTGATGCGTTGGATTTGGAGAATCTCTGTGTAAAAATAGAATCTTTTCTTTCCACACAAGAATGTAATATTTTGAATAAAAATATCACGCAGGAGCGTTTGACACTTTATATCCAAACCAAAATGGGCTTAGTTGAGCTAAATATTGATGATTCACTTTTTGTCGATAATTTCTTCCAAGAAGCGCGTTTTATCTATCAAAAGATTAAAGATCGTGAATTAAGCTTCCTCAATGATGAAGATATTTTTGTTTTCTTAGAAAAGATTGAGGAAAGTGCGAAAAAAGGTGCGAAGATTCAACGTTATAAAGGTCTGGGTGAAATGAATCCTGATCAATTATGGGAGACGACAATGACACCGGCAAATCGCACACTTTTGCGTGTGAGAATTGATGATGATGAAAACACTGATCAGATTTTCACACTTTTTATGGGTGATGAAGTCGAGCCGCGAAGACTTTATATTCAAGAACACGCTAAAGATGTCAAGCATCTTGATGTGTAAAAGTGATTTTTACACGAATTTTATAAATTTTAAGAATCTTGAGAATCTTTTTCTTCTATCGCCCAGCCTTTAGGGGTTGGAGAGATTTTATATTGTTCTCCTGAAACAAGATCAATCACATAGCAAGGTGAGCTTTCTAATTGCGCTCTCTCCACGGGAATCACTTTTAAGCGATCGCGCACTTCTTGCATATCTTCGCACATTGCGCTAAATCCGCACATCATTAATTTATACCGCATAAATCTCCTTTTCATAGATTCTATTTGTCTGCTATAATATGGCTTATTTACTATTTTTGAGCTTAAAAAAGGAGCAAGAATGTCTCAACAATCACATAATTTCAGCCTATGGTGTGATTTTATACAAAAAGAGTTTTTGGAAAATGAATTTAAATCTTTGCTAGATTCTCAAATCATTAAGGGAGCGACAAGTAATCCTAGCATTTTTGCTCAAGCACTCAAAACTCCCATTTATCAGCAGCAGATTCAATCTCTCAAAGGACAAAAAGCAAAAGAGATTTATGAGCATCTCGCACTTTGTGATATTAAACGCGCAGCAGAGATTCTTTTGCCTTTATGGGAAAGGAATCCCGATAATGGCTATATTAGCATTGAAATTGATCCTTTTTTATGTGATGATGCAGATAAAAGTATTGATGAGGGGATAAGAC includes:
- the gyrB gene encoding DNA topoisomerase (ATP-hydrolyzing) subunit B, producing the protein MEKKEYQASNIKVLKGLEAVRKRPGMYIGDTNVGGLHHMIYEVVDNSIDEAMAGHCDCIRVTLTEEGSAIIEDNGRGIPVDIHPTENLPAATLVLTTLHAGGKFDQDTYKVSGGLHGVGVSVVNALSKRLIMTIKKNGNIYRQEFAQGIPQSDLEIIGKTQENGTTIEFFPDGDVMEVLEFDAQILTRRFKEMAYLNRNITLHFKDERTQLEEHYHFDGGLNQFVQDINHKTFISSIISFDSNEQESEIEVALAYNESYDEKVLSFVNNIRTPDGGTHEAGFRAGLSRAIMNYIEANASAREKDSKVTGDDVREGLIAIISVKIVDPQFEGQTKGKLGSSFVKPIVQKLTYDKLCKFFEENPNEAKAIMQKAIMAARGREAAKKARDLTRKKENFSVGTLPGKLADCQSKDPERSEIYLVEGDSAGGSAKQGRDRAFQAILPLRGKILNVEKSRLDKILKSDEIKNMITAFGCGIGDEFNIEKLRYHKIIIMTDADVDGSHIQTLLMTFFYRYLKPLVANGHIYIAQPPLYRYEKGKKEIYLKNERALSEFLIENGIENFSFEGIGNQELLEILKFISHYRSILKELEKRYSMIEVVRYLVENEELDALDLENLCVKIESFLSTQECNILNKNITQERLTLYIQTKMGLVELNIDDSLFVDNFFQEARFIYQKIKDRELSFLNDEDIFVFLEKIEESAKKGAKIQRYKGLGEMNPDQLWETTMTPANRTLLRVRIDDDENTDQIFTLFMGDEVEPRRLYIQEHAKDVKHLDV